A single Calidifontibacter indicus DNA region contains:
- a CDS encoding CpaF family protein encodes MNGIQVIEGEVRELIRRRRLDPLGDRAGLHSLIHDVVADYEERTLHGGLEPLGDRDVATRSVLDSVLGYGALQQYLDDPTVEEIWLNEPSRVFVARRGVPELTPTILTEQEVRNLVERMLKPSGRRVDLSSPFVDATLPDGSRLHVAIPDVTPGRWYVNIRKFVARAHSLDDLVTMGSLPAPAARFLRAAVASGLNVLVTGGTQAGKTTMLNCLAAAIPATERVVSCEEVFELKLNLRDWAALQCRQPSLEGTGEIPLRRLVKEALRMRPSRIIVGEVRQEESLDLLIAMNSGLPGMASLHANSAREALVKMCTLPLLAGPNVGSQFVMPTVASSIDLIVHVGLDRDGSRGVREIAAVPGRFEGSVIELAELFVRRDGRLVRGEGFPPHAERFERAGFDVARLLGDRE; translated from the coding sequence ATGAACGGCATCCAGGTCATCGAGGGCGAGGTCCGCGAACTCATTCGCAGACGTCGGCTCGACCCGCTCGGCGACCGGGCGGGACTGCACTCGCTGATCCACGACGTCGTCGCCGACTACGAGGAACGCACCCTGCACGGCGGTCTCGAACCGCTGGGCGACCGCGACGTCGCGACCCGCAGCGTGCTCGACTCGGTGCTCGGCTACGGCGCGCTCCAGCAGTACCTCGACGACCCGACGGTCGAGGAAATTTGGCTGAACGAGCCGAGCCGGGTGTTCGTCGCACGACGCGGCGTGCCCGAGTTGACGCCGACGATCCTCACCGAGCAGGAGGTGCGCAACCTCGTCGAGCGGATGCTCAAGCCCTCCGGTCGCCGCGTCGACCTGTCGTCGCCGTTCGTCGATGCCACCCTGCCCGATGGGTCGCGGTTGCACGTCGCGATCCCCGACGTCACACCCGGGCGTTGGTACGTCAACATCCGCAAGTTCGTCGCTCGCGCGCACTCGCTCGACGACCTCGTGACCATGGGCTCGCTCCCCGCGCCCGCGGCCCGCTTCCTGCGCGCGGCCGTGGCCAGTGGCCTCAACGTGCTGGTGACCGGCGGAACGCAGGCCGGCAAGACCACCATGCTGAACTGCCTCGCGGCCGCGATCCCTGCGACCGAGCGGGTCGTGTCGTGCGAGGAGGTCTTCGAGCTGAAGCTCAACCTGCGCGACTGGGCCGCGCTGCAGTGTCGGCAGCCCAGCCTCGAGGGCACCGGCGAGATTCCGCTGCGCCGGCTGGTGAAGGAGGCACTGCGGATGCGCCCGTCGCGGATCATCGTCGGCGAGGTGCGCCAGGAGGAGAGCCTCGACCTGCTCATCGCGATGAACAGCGGCCTGCCCGGCATGGCCAGCCTGCACGCCAACTCCGCCCGCGAGGCGCTGGTCAAGATGTGCACCCTGCCGCTGTTGGCCGGCCCGAACGTCGGATCGCAGTTCGTGATGCCGACGGTGGCATCGTCGATCGACCTCATCGTGCACGTCGGTCTCGACCGCGACGGCAGCCGCGGCGTGCGCGAGATCGCAGCAGTGCCCGGCCGATTCGAGGGAAGCGTCATCGAGCTCGCCGAACTCTTCGTGCGCCGCGACGGCCGGTTGGTGCGTGGCGAGGGGTTCCCGCCGCACGCCGAACGCTTCGAACGCGCCGGCTTCGACGTGGCCCGCCTGCTTGGGGATCGCGAATGA
- a CDS encoding FtsK/SpoIIIE domain-containing protein, whose product MTVEPHPSPHPSPRSPARTQIAVTLVGTLDGRGRRVRISAPSGLRWAAAREAIEAAGHCVPDPAWIGADRLDDDTRLGDIPNGAVIAPDASAGSASDLLRLECTNGPAVGRGHRLGQRAVTVGRSDRASLRLDDPDASRVHCRVDLVAGRVTVTDLGSTNGTHVDGVAAGEGTELRAGGELRVGNSTLALAAPSGKPPKVENGWIGVRRTPTRTTAPPTVRLTAPNPPRERERRVLPWLVVLAPLVIGVGLAWWMRTMMFLAFALFSPVLMLAQHVADKREGKTSRRRELADHAAAVTRHEARVAAVLASERYLRERAAPPLIDAVRSIRAVDARLWHRHPDDHGFLHWRLGRGTIASELTVTDSDGEQTRPELADAPVVVDLGADRLVGVIARRELQTALLSSLLLQVGAWHSPRHLRLAIISKAPLPNAADLSWLPHLGADGPQPTLFDLEHPDPLVDFLRSQMHDRDEGDRPPSLLVVLLDGEFTSVAAELSEIVMNPRRYSATVVTFAHADSHVPDRAHPMLRGTSTTRLVVDGAQPTQCVPDLPEPDLLPGLARRLAPLRDAVSTGGGGTPPPAIGLAEAWAPATGAPLLDLDATERRWSQEARPNPRAVLGSSAAGPVTVDLTVDGPHALIAGTTGAGKSELLQTLITSLAAVNRPDALNFVLIDYKGGAAFRECARLPHTVGLVTDLDGHLTQRALTSLGAEIHRRERLLVAAGAGDLDDYHRDPTRPTIPRLVLVIDEFRVLAEELPDFVDGLVRLATVGRSLGVHLVLATQRPAGVVSADIRANVNLRIALRVRDDGDSQDVIETSEAARLSATVPGRAYLRCGGGEPLLFQSARVTVPPLRPDAVLVSTPHDALGLEAEPGASTLERFVEVAAEVATRLSMQPSQAPWLPPLPDTVSMADLGEPSITVTGETGSGYRFALADRPLRQDRPALSWSPQTDQHLAIVGGPRGGRTTAVRALLAAALDDDRVHAYVLDLGRSLTDLADHPAVGAVVGPDEPSRVERVLDRLADEVAARRRSPDITRPRILLVIDGWDVLDELADDTAMFRLLDLVTSVLRDGPAADVHVVATGGRGLLTSRSLPMFRSQIALSMPDRDDLAAMGVPRQAIPVRMPAGRAVTAPGGMELQIVLPGALPDREPCAPVDRIAAVPLVVRGVAARPDLIAIGASAEGPAGVALGRRGEALGLIAGPPRSGRTSALLAIAAALAERPVCWVSPDASVCLPSGLFRAGSTAETAAWLAAKPAGVVLVDDASGLLDTDLEDLLVDFAARASTSGAVVFAAGDPGDLAATYRGLVGELRRRGTGLLLTPNRTDGELFGVRCPKLDRPRPGNGYLVQRGELTEVQVALVDDPVRPDEPDQRVA is encoded by the coding sequence ATGACTGTCGAGCCCCATCCGTCGCCTCATCCGTCACCCCGGTCACCGGCCCGCACCCAGATCGCAGTCACCCTGGTCGGCACGCTCGACGGGCGTGGGCGGCGCGTGCGGATCTCCGCTCCGAGCGGGCTGCGCTGGGCGGCCGCACGCGAAGCCATCGAGGCGGCCGGCCACTGCGTGCCCGACCCCGCGTGGATCGGTGCGGACCGGCTGGACGACGACACCCGGCTCGGTGACATCCCCAACGGTGCGGTGATCGCACCCGACGCCTCGGCCGGGTCGGCGTCCGACCTGCTGCGACTGGAATGCACCAACGGCCCGGCGGTCGGACGTGGCCATCGACTCGGGCAGCGCGCGGTGACGGTCGGTCGCAGCGACCGCGCGAGCCTGCGACTGGACGACCCGGACGCATCCCGGGTGCACTGCCGCGTCGATCTCGTCGCCGGGCGTGTCACCGTCACCGACCTGGGGTCGACGAACGGCACACACGTCGACGGTGTCGCGGCCGGCGAAGGCACCGAACTTCGCGCGGGCGGTGAACTGCGGGTCGGGAACTCGACCCTGGCGCTCGCCGCGCCGAGCGGGAAGCCTCCGAAGGTCGAGAACGGTTGGATCGGCGTCCGCCGAACCCCGACCCGCACGACCGCGCCGCCCACCGTGCGCCTCACCGCACCCAACCCGCCACGCGAGCGCGAACGACGGGTGCTGCCGTGGCTGGTGGTTCTCGCGCCGCTGGTCATCGGCGTCGGCCTCGCCTGGTGGATGCGGACGATGATGTTCCTCGCCTTCGCGCTGTTCAGCCCGGTGCTGATGCTCGCCCAACACGTCGCGGACAAGCGCGAGGGCAAGACCTCGCGCCGCCGAGAACTCGCCGACCACGCCGCGGCGGTCACCCGGCACGAGGCCCGCGTGGCCGCCGTCCTGGCCTCGGAGCGGTACCTGCGCGAACGGGCGGCCCCGCCGCTCATCGACGCCGTCCGCAGCATCCGGGCGGTCGACGCACGCCTGTGGCACCGCCATCCCGACGACCACGGTTTCCTGCACTGGCGACTCGGCCGCGGCACGATCGCCTCCGAACTCACCGTGACCGACAGCGACGGCGAACAGACCCGGCCCGAGCTTGCCGACGCACCGGTCGTGGTCGATCTCGGCGCCGACCGCCTCGTCGGGGTGATCGCACGGCGGGAGTTGCAGACCGCATTGCTGTCGAGTCTGCTGCTGCAGGTCGGCGCCTGGCACTCGCCGCGCCACCTCCGCCTGGCGATCATCAGCAAGGCCCCGTTGCCGAACGCCGCCGACCTGTCGTGGCTGCCCCATCTCGGCGCCGACGGGCCGCAGCCCACCCTCTTCGATCTCGAGCACCCCGACCCGTTGGTCGACTTCCTGCGCAGCCAGATGCACGACCGCGACGAAGGTGATCGTCCGCCGAGCCTTCTCGTGGTGCTGCTCGACGGCGAATTCACCTCCGTCGCAGCCGAACTCAGCGAGATCGTCATGAACCCGCGGCGGTACTCGGCCACTGTCGTCACTTTCGCGCATGCCGACTCGCACGTGCCCGACCGTGCTCATCCGATGCTCCGCGGCACCTCGACGACCCGCCTCGTCGTCGATGGCGCGCAACCGACGCAGTGCGTGCCCGACCTGCCCGAGCCAGACCTCCTGCCCGGCCTCGCGCGCCGGCTCGCACCCCTGCGCGACGCCGTCAGCACCGGTGGTGGAGGCACGCCGCCGCCGGCCATCGGGTTGGCGGAGGCATGGGCCCCCGCCACCGGTGCGCCCCTGCTCGATCTCGACGCAACCGAGCGACGATGGTCGCAAGAGGCACGGCCGAATCCGCGCGCCGTGCTCGGCAGCAGCGCCGCCGGGCCGGTGACGGTCGATCTCACGGTCGACGGCCCGCACGCCCTGATCGCCGGCACCACCGGAGCCGGGAAGTCCGAACTGCTGCAGACGCTGATCACCTCGCTCGCGGCGGTGAACCGGCCCGACGCACTCAACTTCGTGCTGATCGACTACAAGGGCGGGGCGGCATTCCGGGAGTGCGCGCGGTTGCCACACACCGTCGGCCTGGTCACCGACCTCGACGGCCATCTGACCCAGCGCGCGCTCACCTCGCTCGGCGCCGAGATCCACCGGCGCGAACGGTTGCTGGTGGCCGCCGGGGCGGGCGACCTCGACGACTACCACCGTGATCCGACTCGCCCGACAATTCCCCGGCTCGTACTTGTCATCGACGAATTTCGCGTGCTGGCAGAGGAATTGCCCGACTTCGTCGACGGACTCGTGCGGCTGGCGACGGTCGGGCGCTCGCTCGGTGTGCACCTGGTGCTGGCCACCCAACGTCCGGCAGGTGTGGTGTCGGCCGACATCCGCGCGAACGTCAACCTGCGCATCGCGCTGCGGGTGCGCGACGACGGCGACTCCCAGGACGTCATCGAGACCTCCGAGGCTGCCCGGTTGTCCGCCACCGTGCCCGGACGCGCGTACCTGCGCTGCGGCGGCGGTGAACCGTTGCTGTTCCAGAGTGCACGGGTGACCGTGCCCCCGTTGCGCCCCGACGCTGTGCTCGTCTCGACACCGCACGACGCGCTCGGGCTCGAAGCGGAACCCGGTGCGTCCACCCTGGAACGGTTCGTCGAGGTTGCCGCCGAGGTGGCCACCCGGTTGAGCATGCAGCCGTCGCAGGCGCCCTGGCTGCCGCCCCTGCCCGACACCGTCAGCATGGCCGACCTCGGCGAGCCGTCGATCACGGTGACCGGTGAAACCGGCTCCGGCTACCGGTTCGCCCTTGCCGACCGCCCGTTGCGGCAGGACCGACCCGCCCTTTCCTGGTCGCCGCAGACCGACCAACACCTGGCGATCGTCGGCGGTCCACGCGGCGGACGCACCACCGCCGTCCGCGCCCTGCTGGCAGCCGCGCTCGACGACGACCGGGTGCACGCCTATGTGCTCGATCTCGGCCGGTCGCTCACCGACCTGGCCGATCATCCGGCGGTGGGCGCCGTCGTCGGGCCGGACGAACCGAGCCGGGTCGAGCGGGTGCTCGACCGGCTCGCCGACGAGGTCGCGGCCCGGCGCCGCTCCCCTGACATCACCCGGCCGCGGATCCTCTTGGTGATCGACGGGTGGGACGTGCTCGACGAACTCGCCGACGACACAGCGATGTTCCGCCTGCTCGACCTGGTCACCTCGGTGCTTCGCGACGGTCCGGCGGCCGACGTCCATGTGGTCGCCACCGGCGGACGCGGGCTGTTGACCAGCCGTTCGCTGCCGATGTTCCGCTCCCAGATCGCGCTGTCGATGCCGGACCGCGACGACCTGGCCGCGATGGGTGTGCCGCGTCAGGCGATCCCGGTGCGGATGCCAGCCGGACGCGCGGTCACGGCTCCCGGAGGGATGGAACTGCAGATCGTCCTGCCGGGTGCTCTACCCGATCGTGAGCCCTGTGCACCGGTCGATCGCATCGCCGCCGTGCCGCTCGTCGTGCGAGGCGTCGCTGCACGCCCCGACCTGATCGCGATCGGTGCGTCGGCCGAGGGGCCGGCCGGGGTTGCGCTGGGCCGACGCGGCGAAGCGCTCGGGCTCATCGCCGGCCCGCCACGCAGCGGGCGCACCTCGGCACTACTCGCGATCGCGGCGGCGCTCGCCGAACGACCCGTCTGTTGGGTGTCGCCCGATGCGTCGGTGTGCCTCCCGTCCGGGCTGTTCCGTGCCGGCTCCACCGCCGAAACCGCTGCTTGGCTGGCCGCGAAACCAGCCGGGGTGGTGCTCGTCGACGACGCGTCCGGTCTGCTCGACACCGATCTGGAAGACCTCCTGGTCGACTTCGCCGCACGGGCCTCGACGTCGGGTGCCGTGGTCTTCGCCGCCGGTGATCCCGGTGACCTCGCCGCCACGTACCGCGGCCTTGTCGGCGAACTGCGTCGGCGCGGCACCGGGCTGTTGCTGACACCCAACCGCACGGACGGCGAACTCTTCGGGGTGCGCTGCCCGAAGCTCGATCGCCCGCGCCCGGGCAACGGCTACCTGGTGCAGCGCGGTGAACTCACCGAGGTGCAGGTCGCGCTGGTCGACGACCCCGTCCGCCCCGACGAGCCCGACCAGCGGGTCGCCTGA
- a CDS encoding NADPH-dependent 2,4-dienoyl-CoA reductase, with protein sequence MTEFPHLLSPLDLGHTTLRNRVMMGSMHTGLEDRLRDLPKLAAFFAERARGGVGLIVTGGYAPNRRGWLLPFGSEMLNSRQADKHQVVTDAVHAYNSKILLQVLHAGRYGYSPLSVGASSRKSPITPFKPRTMSTKQVDRTASDFARAAKLAQDAGYDGVEIMGSEGYLINQMLAARTNDRTDAWGGSAAKRMRFPVEIVKRTRQMVGDDFIVQYRISLLDLVDNAQTWEETVELAHLLQDAGVSILNTGIGWHEARVPTIVTSVPRAAFAWTTAKLKAEVSVPVVASNRINRPEVAEKLLADGEADLISMARPLLADADFVAKAEQGREQEIITCIGCNQACLDHTFAKKRATCMLNPRSAHETELVLSPTRTVKHVAVVGGGPAGLAAAVELAGRGHRVELFEASGEIGGQFKLASKIPGKEEFVETIRYYEHMLDLRNVKTHMGVRATADDLDDFDEVVVATGVEPRVPSIPGVDHPKVVTYQQVVGEGAPVGKSVAVLGAGGIGFDISEFLLHDADESLEHWMQRWGVTDPSLERGGLTDKVKGEPRREVFLLQRKTSAHGKGLGKTTGWVHRQTLKDSGVQFLGGVEYVRIDDEGLHITVPVDPKDEKSQREPKVLPVDTVVLCTGQESVRELGSLADVLGKPVHVIGGADVAAELDAKRAIKQATELAARI encoded by the coding sequence ATGACCGAGTTCCCGCACCTGCTCAGCCCGCTCGATCTCGGGCACACCACGTTGCGCAACCGCGTGATGATGGGTTCGATGCACACCGGTCTCGAAGACCGGTTGCGCGACCTGCCGAAGCTCGCGGCGTTCTTCGCCGAGCGTGCCCGCGGCGGCGTCGGCCTCATCGTCACCGGCGGCTACGCCCCCAACCGGCGCGGCTGGCTGCTTCCCTTCGGCAGCGAGATGCTCAACAGCCGGCAGGCCGACAAGCACCAGGTGGTCACCGACGCGGTGCACGCCTACAACTCCAAGATCCTGTTGCAGGTGCTGCACGCCGGTCGCTACGGATACAGCCCGCTGAGCGTCGGCGCCTCCAGCAGGAAGTCGCCGATCACGCCGTTCAAGCCGCGCACGATGTCGACCAAGCAGGTCGACCGCACGGCGTCCGACTTCGCGCGTGCCGCCAAGCTGGCCCAGGACGCCGGGTACGACGGCGTCGAGATCATGGGCTCCGAGGGCTACCTGATCAACCAGATGCTCGCGGCCCGCACCAACGACCGCACCGACGCATGGGGTGGCAGCGCCGCCAAGCGGATGCGCTTCCCGGTCGAGATCGTCAAGCGCACCCGCCAAATGGTCGGCGACGACTTCATCGTGCAATACCGCATCAGCCTGCTCGACCTGGTCGACAACGCCCAGACCTGGGAGGAGACCGTCGAGCTCGCCCACCTGCTGCAGGACGCCGGCGTCAGCATCCTCAACACCGGCATCGGCTGGCACGAGGCGCGAGTGCCCACCATCGTCACGTCGGTGCCGCGCGCCGCATTCGCCTGGACCACAGCGAAATTGAAGGCCGAGGTGAGTGTCCCGGTCGTTGCGTCCAACCGCATCAACCGGCCCGAGGTGGCCGAGAAGTTGCTCGCCGACGGCGAGGCCGACCTCATCTCGATGGCGCGTCCGTTGCTCGCCGACGCCGACTTCGTGGCCAAGGCCGAGCAGGGCCGCGAGCAGGAGATCATCACCTGCATCGGCTGCAACCAGGCCTGCCTCGACCACACCTTCGCCAAGAAGCGCGCCACTTGCATGCTCAACCCGCGCTCGGCGCACGAGACCGAACTCGTGCTGTCGCCGACCCGCACGGTGAAGCACGTGGCCGTCGTGGGTGGCGGCCCGGCCGGCCTCGCGGCCGCAGTCGAGCTCGCCGGACGCGGCCACCGGGTCGAACTGTTCGAGGCGTCGGGCGAGATCGGTGGGCAGTTCAAGCTGGCCTCGAAGATCCCCGGCAAGGAGGAGTTCGTCGAGACGATCCGCTACTACGAGCACATGCTCGACCTGCGAAACGTCAAGACACACATGGGAGTTCGCGCGACGGCCGACGACCTGGACGACTTCGACGAGGTGGTCGTGGCCACCGGCGTCGAGCCGCGGGTGCCGTCGATCCCGGGCGTCGACCACCCGAAGGTCGTCACCTATCAACAGGTCGTGGGGGAGGGCGCGCCCGTCGGCAAGTCGGTGGCGGTGCTCGGCGCCGGCGGCATCGGCTTCGACATCAGCGAGTTCCTGCTGCACGACGCCGACGAGTCGCTCGAGCACTGGATGCAGCGCTGGGGAGTCACCGACCCGTCGCTCGAGCGGGGCGGCCTCACCGACAAGGTGAAGGGCGAGCCGCGCCGCGAGGTGTTCCTGCTGCAGCGCAAGACCTCCGCGCACGGCAAGGGCCTCGGTAAGACCACCGGCTGGGTGCACCGGCAGACGCTCAAGGACTCCGGCGTGCAGTTCCTCGGCGGTGTCGAATACGTGCGCATCGACGACGAGGGCCTGCACATCACGGTGCCGGTCGACCCGAAGGACGAGAAGTCGCAGCGCGAGCCGAAGGTGTTGCCGGTCGACACCGTGGTGCTGTGCACCGGGCAGGAGTCGGTGCGCGAACTCGGTTCTCTGGCAGATGTGCTCGGCAAACCCGTGCACGTGATCGGTGGCGCCGACGTGGCGGCCGAGCTCGACGCGAAGCGCGCCATCAAGCAGGCCACCGAACTCGCGGCGCGCATCTGA
- a CDS encoding nuclear transport factor 2 family protein — translation MKQFREAVEARDTDAMEALLAPDVVFTSPVAFKPYAGKAVTAAILRGVLRVFSDFRYEREIVDGPQSALIFRTKVGDTDVTGCDFITVGDDGLITEFMVMVRPLRGATALAEAMGAQFDQILAEASAAESNTEQAVEGQSR, via the coding sequence ATGAAGCAGTTCCGTGAGGCCGTGGAGGCTCGCGACACCGACGCGATGGAGGCGTTGCTCGCGCCCGACGTCGTGTTCACCAGTCCGGTGGCGTTCAAGCCGTACGCCGGCAAGGCGGTGACCGCCGCGATCCTGCGCGGCGTGCTCCGCGTGTTCAGCGACTTCCGCTACGAGCGCGAGATCGTCGACGGCCCGCAGAGTGCCCTGATCTTCCGCACCAAGGTCGGCGACACCGACGTCACCGGGTGCGACTTCATCACCGTCGGCGACGACGGCCTCATCACCGAGTTCATGGTGATGGTGCGCCCGCTGCGCGGCGCCACCGCTCTCGCCGAGGCGATGGGTGCGCAGTTCGACCAGATTCTGGCCGAGGCATCGGCCGCCGAATCGAACACCGAGCAGGCTGTGGAGGGGCAGTCACGATGA
- a CDS encoding PadR family transcriptional regulator, protein MALEHAILVSLAERSATGYDLARRFDASIGRFWKASHQQIYKVLARMEADGWTSAEHIAQGARPDKKVYALTEAGRGELIAWLARATPPEQVRSEFAVKIRALHLLDRVTVLDAVRARRADHQARLDGYDLSMSKFFPDPSALAEEEIGPYLALRGGIRLERNGIDWCNEIIETLENR, encoded by the coding sequence GTGGCCCTCGAACACGCGATCCTGGTCTCCCTCGCCGAACGTTCGGCGACGGGCTACGACCTCGCCCGCCGGTTCGATGCGTCCATCGGCCGCTTCTGGAAGGCGAGTCACCAACAGATCTACAAGGTGCTCGCCCGGATGGAGGCCGACGGCTGGACCAGCGCCGAGCACATCGCCCAGGGCGCGCGTCCGGACAAGAAGGTCTACGCGCTCACCGAAGCGGGTCGCGGCGAACTCATCGCCTGGCTGGCCCGCGCCACCCCGCCGGAGCAGGTGCGCAGCGAGTTCGCGGTCAAGATCCGCGCCCTGCACCTGCTCGACCGCGTGACCGTGCTCGACGCCGTCCGCGCTCGCCGCGCCGATCACCAAGCCCGGCTCGACGGATACGACCTCAGCATGAGCAAGTTCTTTCCCGATCCGTCGGCGCTGGCCGAGGAAGAGATCGGCCCCTATCTCGCGCTTCGAGGAGGAATTCGCTTGGAGCGCAACGGCATCGACTGGTGCAACGAGATCATCGAAACCTTGGAGAACAGATGA
- a CDS encoding general stress protein, which produces MSQPGMRQNPQLPVLNLEYPKSLGVFSEYAEAQRAVDYLSDHEFPVQECMIVGTDLKQMERITGRLTWGRVIVGGLASGAWMGAFVGLIFSLFSTGNGVLAMIISTVFIGALFGAFWAAIGYAATRGRRDFTSVSQVVATKYEVLVEHRSFDRARGMLAEMSGHPVQQEQSQAPVQQRTYSESLRDRGTPQYGQYRDDAPSAPAAPQGQPQQGQPAQQSQDFGEQPTQGVPVQQPGQTYPQHQQPQEPPRYGERTDGQ; this is translated from the coding sequence ATGAGCCAGCCCGGTATGCGTCAGAACCCGCAGCTTCCCGTCCTCAACCTCGAATATCCGAAGTCGCTCGGCGTCTTCAGCGAGTACGCCGAGGCGCAGCGCGCGGTCGACTACCTGTCCGACCACGAGTTCCCGGTGCAGGAGTGCATGATCGTCGGCACCGACCTCAAGCAGATGGAACGCATCACCGGACGCCTCACCTGGGGTCGAGTGATCGTCGGCGGCCTCGCGTCCGGGGCCTGGATGGGTGCCTTCGTGGGTCTGATCTTCAGCCTGTTCTCCACCGGCAACGGCGTGCTGGCGATGATCATCTCGACGGTGTTCATCGGTGCGCTCTTCGGTGCTTTCTGGGCCGCGATCGGTTACGCCGCCACCCGCGGACGCCGCGACTTCACCTCCGTCTCGCAGGTGGTCGCCACGAAGTACGAGGTGCTCGTCGAGCACCGCAGCTTCGACCGGGCGCGCGGAATGCTTGCCGAGATGAGCGGACACCCGGTGCAGCAGGAGCAGTCGCAGGCGCCGGTGCAGCAGCGCACGTACAGCGAGTCGCTGCGTGACCGCGGCACCCCGCAGTACGGGCAGTACCGCGACGACGCCCCGTCCGCCCCGGCCGCGCCGCAGGGCCAGCCGCAGCAGGGCCAGCCCGCCCAGCAGAGCCAGGACTTCGGTGAGCAGCCGACCCAGGGTGTGCCGGTGCAGCAGCCCGGCCAGACGTACCCGCAGCACCAGCAGCCGCAGGAGCCGCCGCGCTACGGCGAGCGCACCGACGGCCAGTAG
- a CDS encoding transglutaminase-like domain-containing protein, which produces MSNDVPTRTLDLGCTFRYSSLAPTAAVFQVAGQESPTAKILQESWEVTGDLPMHHYRDLYDNPCTRLVLPVGVTTLTYSARATVPDAFDSWDESAAEIAPTELPDEVLVYTLASRYCESDVLAGQAWKKFGHLDPGYHRVQAVNTFVNEWLTYLTGSTTSTVTAMDAFATGRGVCRDFAHLMITFCRALNIPARYVHGYITDMDVPSPGTPMDFHAWTQIWLGDRWWDFDPRWNSPRKGRVIIGTGRDAADVAMVTTYGAPWLQLMTVTAQEAVE; this is translated from the coding sequence GTGTCCAACGACGTGCCCACCCGCACCCTCGATCTCGGGTGCACCTTCCGGTACTCCTCGCTCGCGCCGACCGCCGCGGTGTTCCAGGTGGCCGGCCAGGAATCGCCGACCGCGAAGATCCTCCAGGAGTCGTGGGAGGTGACCGGCGACCTGCCGATGCACCACTACCGCGACCTCTACGACAACCCGTGCACCCGCCTCGTGCTCCCCGTCGGCGTCACGACGCTCACCTACTCGGCGCGCGCCACCGTGCCCGACGCGTTCGACAGTTGGGACGAGAGCGCCGCCGAAATCGCGCCCACCGAACTGCCCGACGAGGTGCTCGTCTACACGCTCGCCAGCCGTTACTGCGAGTCGGACGTGCTGGCCGGCCAGGCCTGGAAGAAGTTCGGCCACCTCGACCCCGGCTACCACCGGGTGCAGGCCGTCAACACCTTCGTCAACGAGTGGCTCACCTACCTCACCGGTTCGACGACCAGCACCGTCACCGCGATGGACGCTTTCGCCACCGGACGCGGCGTGTGCCGCGACTTCGCGCACCTGATGATCACGTTCTGCCGGGCACTCAATATCCCCGCCCGCTACGTGCACGGTTACATCACCGACATGGACGTGCCCTCCCCCGGCACCCCGATGGACTTCCACGCGTGGACGCAGATCTGGCTCGGCGACCGCTGGTGGGACTTCGACCCGCGCTGGAACTCCCCGCGCAAGGGCCGCGTGATCATCGGCACGGGGCGCGACGCCGCCGACGTGGCGATGGTGACCACGTACGGCGCGCCGTGGCTGCAACTCATGACCGTGACCGCGCAGGAGGCCGTCGAATGA
- a CDS encoding SDR family oxidoreductase: MSRPIVLVTGGTRGIGAAICDALAPDHHLVIGGRDRAAVESACERYESAQPFVCDVADGDAMEQAVADLGLDRLDGLVHSAGVSGGWRTEESNRQVWRNILEINVIAVSELTRLTLEALRAAEGTIVTINSGSGLRASGAGGHYPASKFALTALTDVLREELRPDGIRVCSVHPGRVNTEMQRDLVASEHRTYDPLEFLRPESVATAVRTALTATPDATYETISIRPGPAATNRRS, from the coding sequence ATGAGCCGCCCGATCGTTCTCGTCACCGGGGGCACCCGCGGCATCGGCGCCGCCATCTGCGATGCGCTCGCCCCCGACCACCACCTCGTGATCGGTGGGCGCGACCGCGCCGCAGTCGAATCGGCGTGTGAACGTTACGAATCGGCCCAGCCGTTCGTGTGCGATGTGGCCGACGGCGACGCGATGGAGCAGGCCGTGGCCGACCTCGGCCTCGACCGGCTCGACGGACTCGTGCACTCGGCCGGCGTCTCCGGTGGCTGGCGCACCGAGGAGTCGAACCGCCAGGTGTGGCGAAACATCTTGGAGATCAACGTGATTGCCGTCTCCGAGCTGACCCGACTCACCCTCGAAGCACTGCGCGCCGCCGAGGGCACGATCGTCACGATCAACTCGGGCTCGGGCCTGCGCGCGAGCGGTGCGGGCGGCCACTACCCGGCGTCGAAGTTCGCGCTCACCGCCCTCACGGACGTGCTGCGCGAGGAACTGCGCCCCGACGGCATCCGGGTGTGCTCGGTGCACCCCGGACGCGTGAACACCGAGATGCAGCGCGACCTCGTCGCGTCCGAACACCGGACGTACGACCCGCTGGAGTTCCTGCGTCCGGAGTCGGTGGCGACGGCGGTGCGCACTGCGCTCACCGCCACCCCCGACGCGACCTACGAGACCATCTCGATCCGTCCCGGCCCGGCGGCGACGAACCGGCGCAGCTGA